Proteins encoded within one genomic window of Tidjanibacter massiliensis:
- a CDS encoding K(+)-transporting ATPase subunit C: MKNLWISIKITLAMCVLLTVGYVLILRLTAAVASPNDGEAPTVTFDGRVVGAANVGQQFTDVRYFWGRPSAVDYNGSGSGGSNKGTTNEEYLAEVEQRVEDFLAAHPYLSREEVPSEMVTASGSGLDPDISPRGAEVQVRRVAQARGLDEGVVRSLVDSLTQRPWLGLFGTEKVNVLRLNIALEKLQPNVTLEHK, translated from the coding sequence ATGAAAAATTTGTGGATTTCCATAAAGATAACCCTTGCGATGTGTGTCCTGCTGACGGTCGGTTACGTCCTGATACTGCGCCTGACGGCGGCTGTGGCGTCGCCTAACGACGGCGAAGCCCCGACGGTGACTTTCGACGGACGGGTGGTCGGTGCGGCCAACGTGGGACAGCAGTTCACCGACGTGCGCTACTTCTGGGGGCGTCCTTCGGCCGTGGATTACAACGGTTCCGGTTCGGGCGGCAGCAACAAGGGTACGACGAACGAAGAATATCTGGCCGAGGTGGAGCAGCGTGTGGAGGATTTCCTCGCCGCGCATCCCTACCTTTCGCGGGAGGAGGTACCCTCCGAGATGGTTACGGCGAGCGGTTCGGGACTTGACCCGGACATATCGCCCCGAGGCGCGGAGGTACAAGTTCGCCGTGTGGCACAGGCCCGCGGACTGGACGAGGGGGTCGTACGCAGTCTGGTTGATTCGCTGACGCAGCGTCCGTGGCTGGGCCTGTTCGGTACCGAGAAAGTGAATGTGCTCAGACTCAATATTGCCCTCGAAAAGTTGCAGCCCAACGTTACGCTCGAACATAAATGA
- the kdpB gene encoding potassium-transporting ATPase subunit KdpB, producing the protein MKRNRNISLFDKSLLRQSLHASFVKLDPRKMIKSPIMFTVEVVTFVMLLLLVYIAVTGDRSQGSFAYNFVVFVVLFLTVLFANFAEAIAEARGKAQADSLRKTREETPAKLVAADGQVRIVSSSELKQGDVFECVAGDTVAADGEIIEGLASIDESAITGESAPVIREAGGDKSSVTGGTKVLSDRILVKVTARPGESFLDRMIALVEGSSRQKTPNEIALTILLAGFTIVFIIVCATLKPFADYVGANITVAAFISLFVCLIPTTIGGLLSSIGIAGMDRALRANVITKSGKAVETAGDIDTLLLDKTGTITIGNRKATGFYPADGIDAGEFVRLCVLSSIADQTPEGKSIVELGADNGVRIDPMQLVGVRMVNFTAETKCSGVDMPDGVRIRKGASETIRRIVTEAGNEYPEAIDRTVCRISENGGTPLVVCENDRVMGVIELQDIIKTGIRERFERLRKMGVKTVMVTGDNPLTAKYIAEKAGVDDFIAEAKPEDKLEYIRREQRGGKLVAMMGDGTNDAPALAQADVGVAMNSGTQAAKEAGNMVDLDNDPTKLIEIVEIGKQLLMTRGTLTTFSIANDVAKYFAIVPALFIASIPSLQALNIMHLHSPESAILSAIIFNAVIIPLLIPLALRGVAYKPIGASALLRRNLFIYGLGGLIAPFIGIKLIDMIVSVFF; encoded by the coding sequence ATGAAACGCAACAGAAATATTTCACTGTTCGACAAATCCCTTTTACGCCAGAGCTTGCACGCCTCTTTTGTGAAGCTCGACCCGCGGAAGATGATAAAGAGCCCCATCATGTTCACGGTGGAGGTGGTGACTTTCGTCATGCTGCTCCTGCTCGTGTACATAGCTGTGACCGGCGACCGGTCGCAGGGGTCGTTCGCCTACAATTTCGTTGTCTTCGTCGTTCTGTTTCTTACGGTACTTTTCGCCAATTTCGCCGAAGCGATAGCCGAGGCACGCGGCAAGGCGCAGGCCGATTCGCTCCGCAAGACGCGTGAGGAAACGCCGGCCAAACTCGTCGCCGCCGACGGTCAGGTCCGTATCGTCAGCAGCTCGGAGTTGAAACAGGGCGATGTCTTTGAATGCGTAGCCGGAGATACGGTCGCTGCCGATGGAGAAATCATCGAAGGACTGGCCTCCATAGACGAAAGCGCCATTACGGGCGAGTCCGCACCGGTGATACGCGAGGCCGGGGGCGACAAGAGTTCCGTGACCGGCGGTACGAAGGTGCTGTCGGACCGGATACTGGTAAAGGTGACGGCACGCCCCGGGGAAAGTTTCCTCGACCGGATGATAGCCCTCGTGGAAGGTTCCTCGCGTCAGAAGACGCCGAACGAAATCGCGCTCACCATCCTGCTGGCCGGCTTTACCATCGTATTTATCATCGTTTGCGCTACGCTGAAACCGTTCGCGGATTACGTGGGTGCCAACATCACGGTGGCCGCTTTCATATCGCTGTTCGTCTGCCTCATACCGACTACCATCGGCGGGTTGCTCTCTTCCATCGGCATTGCGGGAATGGACCGTGCGCTGCGTGCCAATGTCATTACCAAATCGGGTAAGGCGGTCGAAACGGCCGGCGACATCGATACGCTGCTGCTCGACAAAACGGGGACGATTACGATAGGAAACCGCAAGGCGACCGGATTCTACCCGGCCGACGGAATTGATGCAGGGGAATTCGTCCGCTTGTGCGTGCTTTCATCGATAGCCGACCAGACGCCCGAAGGCAAGTCGATTGTGGAACTCGGTGCCGATAACGGTGTTCGGATTGACCCGATGCAGCTGGTCGGAGTCCGTATGGTGAATTTTACGGCCGAAACTAAATGTTCCGGAGTGGACATGCCGGACGGCGTTCGTATCCGTAAGGGTGCATCGGAAACCATCCGTCGTATCGTGACCGAGGCAGGCAACGAGTATCCGGAAGCAATCGACCGTACCGTATGCCGGATTTCCGAAAACGGCGGTACACCGCTCGTCGTCTGCGAGAACGACCGTGTCATGGGAGTCATCGAATTGCAGGACATCATCAAGACCGGTATTCGCGAACGTTTCGAACGTCTGCGCAAGATGGGTGTGAAAACGGTGATGGTCACGGGGGACAATCCTCTTACTGCGAAGTATATAGCCGAAAAGGCCGGGGTGGACGATTTTATCGCCGAGGCCAAACCGGAAGACAAACTCGAATACATCCGGCGCGAGCAGCGCGGGGGCAAACTGGTGGCCATGATGGGCGACGGTACGAACGATGCTCCGGCTCTCGCACAGGCCGATGTGGGCGTTGCGATGAACAGCGGTACGCAGGCGGCCAAAGAGGCGGGCAACATGGTGGACCTCGACAACGACCCGACCAAACTGATAGAGATTGTCGAAATCGGCAAACAGTTGCTTATGACACGCGGGACGCTGACCACGTTCTCCATCGCCAACGACGTCGCGAAGTATTTCGCCATCGTGCCCGCGCTGTTCATAGCTTCCATTCCTTCGTTGCAGGCTCTCAACATCATGCACCTGCATTCGCCCGAAAGCGCAATCCTGTCGGCTATCATCTTCAATGCCGTCATCATTCCGCTGCTCATTCCGCTGGCACTTCGCGGTGTGGCCTACAAGCCCATCGGTGCTTCGGCTCTGCTGCGTCGGAACCTGTTCATCTACGGTCTCGGCGGTCTGATAGCCCCGTTCATCGGCATCAAGCTGATTGACATGATAGTAAGTGTATTTTTTTAA
- a CDS encoding sensor protein KdpD produces MDKQDSVQRFLELIRRSHRGKFKIYIGMSAGVGKTYRMLQEAHQLLEAGVDVRIGYIETHGRPDTEALLEGLPVVPLRKLFYKGKELEEMDTQAIINLHPEIVIVDELAHTNIEGSGNPKRWQDVMQILEAGISVISAVNIQHIEGLNESVQEITGVEIRERIPDSVLAMADEVVNIDLTAEELINRLKAGKIYKPDKINAALNNFFTQDNILQLRELALKEVAMRVEKKVENEITAGDKPHRDRLLAVIDSSEKRSRRVIRKTARMATHINAPFSVLYIQSDRETADRIPLANQRYLINNLNLASELGGEIRRIHSNRPVETILEVCREQKVSFVCIARPEFSPVKGILGFWKLTGRLSRMNIDLLILS; encoded by the coding sequence ATGGATAAACAAGACAGTGTACAGCGTTTTCTGGAACTCATACGGCGTTCGCACCGGGGAAAATTCAAGATTTACATTGGTATGAGTGCCGGTGTGGGCAAGACATACCGTATGCTCCAGGAGGCCCATCAACTGCTTGAAGCCGGTGTGGACGTGCGAATCGGATACATCGAGACGCACGGCAGGCCCGATACGGAAGCTCTTCTCGAAGGGCTTCCGGTCGTGCCTTTACGCAAACTGTTTTACAAGGGGAAGGAGCTGGAGGAAATGGATACGCAGGCCATCATCAATCTCCATCCCGAAATCGTCATCGTGGACGAACTGGCGCACACCAACATCGAGGGGAGCGGCAATCCGAAACGGTGGCAGGATGTGATGCAGATACTCGAAGCGGGTATCAGCGTTATCTCGGCGGTGAATATCCAGCACATCGAGGGACTGAACGAATCCGTGCAGGAAATTACGGGCGTAGAGATACGGGAGCGTATTCCCGACAGCGTACTGGCCATGGCGGATGAAGTGGTGAATATCGACCTGACCGCCGAGGAGCTTATCAATCGGCTGAAAGCCGGTAAGATATACAAACCCGACAAGATAAATGCCGCGCTCAATAATTTCTTTACGCAGGATAACATCCTGCAACTGCGCGAACTGGCTCTCAAGGAGGTGGCCATGCGGGTAGAGAAGAAGGTGGAGAATGAAATCACGGCGGGTGACAAACCGCACCGCGACCGGTTGCTGGCCGTCATCGACTCGTCCGAGAAACGCTCCCGGCGGGTGATACGCAAGACTGCCCGTATGGCGACCCACATCAATGCGCCCTTCTCCGTACTCTACATACAGAGTGACCGCGAGACGGCGGACCGGATACCGCTCGCCAATCAGCGGTATCTGATAAACAACCTGAATCTTGCATCGGAACTCGGCGGCGAGATACGCAGGATACATTCCAACCGACCGGTGGAAACCATTCTTGAGGTATGCCGCGAACAGAAGGTGAGTTTCGTCTGCATCGCGCGTCCCGAATTTTCACCCGTAAAAGGGATACTCGGATTCTGGAAACTGACGGGAAGGCTTTCCCGCATGAATATAGACCTTTTAATCTTATCGTAG